In a single window of the Pedococcus dokdonensis genome:
- a CDS encoding BMP family lipoprotein: MKVAAVVSVAALSLAACGDSGDDPGTSGSSSSTTKKASIKVGMAYDVGGRGDQSFNDAAAAGLDKAKTELGVETKEAAAVNGENEAAREERLQQLVDAGYTHVVAVGFAYAASVGKAAKDNPDVHFAIVDDASDDSKGANVDQITFAENEGSFLVGAAAALKSKSGHIGFVGGVNVPLIKKFEAGYIAGAKAVNPSIKIDSQYLTQPPDFSGFGDPAKGKTAAQGMYDKGADIVYHAAGGSGGGVFTAAKAAGKLAIGVDSDQALTAPEDVRSVIMTSMIKKVDVAVYDFIKSAADGQEKTGNNVYDLKAGGVDYSTTGGQVDDIKAKLDDYKAKIIAGEIKVPTTP; the protein is encoded by the coding sequence ATGAAGGTTGCAGCGGTGGTGTCAGTGGCAGCACTGAGCCTTGCCGCATGTGGTGACTCGGGCGACGACCCGGGGACCAGCGGTTCCAGCTCGAGCACGACCAAGAAGGCCTCGATCAAGGTCGGCATGGCCTACGACGTCGGTGGTCGTGGCGACCAGTCGTTCAACGACGCCGCTGCCGCGGGCCTCGACAAGGCCAAGACCGAGCTCGGCGTGGAGACCAAGGAAGCTGCCGCGGTCAACGGTGAGAACGAGGCCGCCCGCGAGGAGCGTCTCCAGCAGCTCGTCGACGCCGGCTACACGCACGTCGTCGCGGTCGGCTTCGCCTACGCCGCCTCGGTGGGCAAGGCTGCCAAGGACAACCCCGACGTGCACTTCGCGATCGTCGACGACGCGTCGGACGACTCCAAGGGCGCCAACGTCGACCAGATCACGTTCGCCGAGAACGAGGGCTCGTTCCTCGTCGGTGCGGCGGCCGCGCTCAAGTCGAAGTCGGGCCACATCGGCTTCGTCGGTGGCGTGAACGTCCCGCTGATCAAGAAGTTCGAGGCTGGCTACATCGCCGGTGCGAAGGCGGTCAACCCGTCGATCAAGATCGACTCCCAGTACCTCACCCAGCCGCCGGACTTCAGCGGCTTCGGTGACCCGGCCAAGGGCAAGACCGCGGCGCAGGGCATGTACGACAAGGGCGCCGACATCGTCTACCACGCTGCCGGTGGTTCCGGTGGTGGCGTCTTCACGGCGGCCAAGGCTGCCGGCAAGCTCGCCATCGGCGTCGACTCGGACCAGGCCCTCACCGCCCCCGAGGACGTCCGCTCGGTCATCATGACCTCGATGATCAAGAAGGTCGACGTCGCGGTGTACGACTTCATCAAGTCGGCCGCTGACGGCCAGGAGAAGACCGGCAACAACGTCTACGACCTCAAGGCCGGCGGTGTGGACTACTCCACGACCGGTGGTCAGGTCGACGACATCAAGGCCAAGCTCGACGACTACAAGGCCAAGATCATCGCCGGCGAGATCAAGGTGCCCACCACCCCCTGA
- a CDS encoding amidohydrolase, producing the protein MTDHLLMGALCATIDSLAPELLDLQHDLHAHPELSRGEIRTTAQVARRLADAGIAHRTLPVSGLVADLGAEQPAYRVALRADLDALPVGERTHLPWASTTEGICHACGHDVHVAAMLGAGLALKVHEDALRERGIGVRLLFQPAEEVIPGGAVDLLAEGALDGVDAIFAVHCDPSLDVGSVGLRDGAITAAADRVTVHLSGRGGHTSRPHLTEDLTFALGKVVTELPAVLSRRLDPRTAFALVWGEVHAGQAANVIPSSGVAAGTLRMLDATAWTTIGPLLAEAVEHVVAPYAVTAVLEHVQGVPPVVNDPEAIEVFRAAADGTGLTAVGTPQSLGGEDFAWYLRQVPGAMARLGTRTPGGSTYDLHQGDLVVDEGSVVQGARLLAGAVVAGVVKTRDTPGTAG; encoded by the coding sequence ATGACAGACCATCTCCTGATGGGCGCACTCTGCGCCACCATCGACTCCCTCGCCCCCGAGCTCCTCGACCTGCAGCACGACCTGCACGCCCATCCCGAGCTGTCCCGCGGCGAGATCCGCACGACCGCCCAGGTGGCCCGTCGGCTCGCCGACGCCGGGATCGCGCACCGCACCCTGCCGGTCAGCGGCCTGGTCGCCGACCTGGGCGCCGAGCAGCCGGCCTACCGGGTGGCCCTGCGCGCCGACCTCGACGCGCTGCCGGTGGGGGAGCGGACCCACCTGCCGTGGGCCTCGACCACCGAGGGCATCTGCCACGCCTGCGGGCACGACGTGCACGTCGCCGCGATGCTCGGGGCGGGGCTCGCGCTCAAGGTCCACGAGGACGCGCTGCGCGAGCGGGGCATCGGCGTGCGGCTGCTGTTCCAGCCGGCCGAGGAGGTCATCCCCGGTGGTGCCGTGGACCTGCTCGCGGAGGGTGCGCTCGACGGGGTCGACGCCATCTTCGCGGTGCACTGCGACCCCAGCCTCGACGTCGGCAGCGTCGGTCTGCGTGACGGAGCCATCACCGCCGCGGCCGACCGCGTCACCGTCCACCTGAGCGGACGCGGGGGGCACACCTCGCGCCCGCACCTGACCGAGGACCTCACCTTCGCGCTCGGCAAGGTGGTCACCGAGCTGCCCGCCGTGCTGTCGCGCCGGCTCGACCCCCGCACCGCGTTCGCGCTGGTCTGGGGCGAGGTGCACGCCGGCCAGGCGGCCAACGTGATCCCGTCGAGCGGCGTCGCCGCCGGCACGCTCCGGATGCTCGACGCGACCGCCTGGACCACGATCGGACCGCTCCTCGCGGAGGCGGTCGAGCACGTCGTCGCCCCGTATGCCGTGACGGCCGTCCTCGAGCACGTCCAGGGGGTGCCGCCGGTGGTCAACGACCCGGAGGCGATCGAGGTGTTCCGCGCCGCGGCCGACGGCACCGGGCTCACCGCGGTGGGCACGCCGCAGTCACTGGGTGGCGAGGACTTCGCCTGGTACCTGCGCCAGGTGCCGGGAGCGATGGCCCGCCTCGGCACCCGCACGCCGGGAGGGTCGACCTACGACCTGCACCAGGGCGACCTGGTCGTGGACGAGGGGTCCGTCGTGCAGGGTGCCCGGCTGCTCGCCGGTGCGGTCGTGGCCGGAGTCGTCAAGACCCGGGACACGCCCGGTACGGCTGGCTGA
- a CDS encoding acyl-CoA mutase large subunit family protein — MAADVPAARSESDLPIKAVYAAGDLEGFDADAQLGDPGQFPYTRGVYPNMYTGRPWTMRQYAGFGTAKESNERYHELVKAGTGGLSVAFDLPTQMGYDSDEAIAHGEVGKVGVAIDSIEDMRTLFGGLPLGELSTSMTINAPASTLLLMYQLVAEENGADPSRLAGTIQNDVLKEYIARGTYIYPPKESLRLISDIFAYCHQELPRWNTISISGYHMAEAGATPAQEIAFTLANAKEYVRAAIKAGLDVDDFAPRLSFFFVARTTLLEEVAKFRAARRIWARIMRDEFGAKNPKSQMLRFHTQTAGVQLTAQQPEVNLVRVALQGLGAVLGGTQSLHTNSFDEAIALPTQKAARLALRTQQVIAYETDVTKTVDPFAGSYVVESMTDDVEAAALELIQAVEDRGGAVAAIEQGFQKSEIERSAYRIALEIDSKERTVVGLNRFALDEEEPYEPLRVDPQIEHDQRERLAALRADRDNDAVEAALEALREAARGTDNVLYPMREALRLRATGGEVSHALRDVWGLYVPRETF, encoded by the coding sequence ATGGCCGCCGACGTCCCCGCTGCACGCTCCGAGTCCGACCTGCCGATCAAGGCCGTGTATGCCGCGGGCGACCTCGAGGGCTTCGACGCGGACGCCCAGCTCGGTGACCCCGGGCAGTTCCCCTACACGCGCGGCGTCTACCCGAACATGTACACGGGGCGGCCGTGGACGATGCGGCAGTACGCCGGGTTCGGGACGGCCAAGGAGTCGAACGAGCGCTACCACGAGCTGGTGAAGGCGGGCACCGGCGGACTGTCCGTCGCGTTCGACCTGCCGACCCAGATGGGCTACGACTCCGACGAGGCGATCGCGCACGGCGAGGTCGGCAAGGTCGGCGTCGCGATCGACTCGATCGAGGACATGCGCACGCTCTTCGGCGGGCTGCCGCTGGGCGAGCTGTCGACCTCGATGACGATCAACGCTCCCGCGTCGACGTTGTTGCTGATGTACCAGCTGGTGGCCGAGGAGAACGGCGCCGACCCGTCGCGGCTGGCCGGCACCATCCAGAACGACGTGCTCAAGGAGTACATCGCTCGCGGCACCTACATCTACCCGCCGAAGGAGTCGTTGCGGCTGATCAGCGACATCTTCGCCTACTGCCACCAGGAGCTGCCGCGCTGGAACACCATCTCCATCAGCGGCTACCACATGGCCGAGGCCGGGGCGACGCCCGCGCAGGAGATCGCGTTCACCCTGGCCAACGCCAAGGAGTACGTCCGCGCCGCGATCAAGGCCGGGCTCGACGTCGACGACTTCGCCCCGCGGCTGTCGTTCTTCTTCGTGGCCCGGACGACGCTGCTCGAGGAGGTCGCGAAGTTCCGCGCTGCCCGCCGGATCTGGGCGCGGATCATGCGGGACGAGTTCGGGGCCAAGAACCCCAAGAGCCAGATGCTGCGGTTCCACACCCAGACCGCCGGGGTGCAGCTGACCGCCCAGCAGCCCGAGGTCAACCTCGTGCGCGTCGCGCTGCAGGGTCTCGGCGCGGTGCTCGGCGGCACCCAGTCGCTGCACACCAACTCGTTCGACGAGGCGATCGCGCTCCCGACCCAGAAGGCCGCCCGGCTCGCGCTGCGCACCCAGCAGGTGATCGCCTACGAGACCGACGTGACCAAGACCGTCGACCCGTTCGCCGGGTCGTACGTCGTCGAGTCGATGACCGACGACGTCGAGGCCGCGGCGCTCGAGCTGATCCAGGCGGTTGAGGACCGTGGGGGAGCAGTGGCCGCGATCGAGCAGGGCTTCCAGAAGTCCGAGATCGAGCGGTCCGCCTACCGGATCGCGCTCGAGATCGACAGCAAGGAGCGCACCGTCGTCGGTCTCAACCGGTTCGCCCTCGACGAGGAGGAGCCCTACGAGCCGCTGCGCGTCGACCCGCAGATCGAGCACGACCAGCGCGAGCGCCTCGCCGCGCTGCGCGCCGACCGCGACAACGATGCGGTCGAGGCCGCCCTCGAGGCGCTGCGGGAGGCGGCCCGCGGCACCGACAACGTGCTCTACCCGATGCGCGAGGCGCTGCGGCTGCGCGCGACCGGCGGCGAGGTCAGCCACGCGCTGCGCGACGTGTGGGGCCTCTACGTCCCCCGCGAGACCTTCTAG
- a CDS encoding GbsR/MarR family transcriptional regulator produces the protein MTPTPAAADPARFVERFGSALTAAGMQRLPARVFAALLADEDGRMTAAEIGEVLTVSPASVSGAVRSLEQLRMIHREREPGTRRDVHVVADDAWHDVMINSATIYTPLTETLRDGVDQVGGAGTQAGDRLALSVAFLEFVTEEMQQLSDRWDKRRAELGH, from the coding sequence ATGACCCCCACCCCCGCCGCCGCGGACCCCGCGCGCTTCGTCGAGCGGTTCGGCTCCGCCCTCACCGCTGCCGGGATGCAGCGGTTGCCGGCCAGGGTCTTCGCGGCCCTGCTGGCCGACGAGGACGGGCGGATGACGGCGGCGGAGATCGGTGAGGTGCTGACGGTCAGCCCCGCCTCGGTCTCGGGGGCGGTGCGCTCGCTGGAGCAGTTGCGGATGATCCACCGGGAGCGCGAACCGGGCACCCGGCGCGACGTGCACGTGGTCGCCGACGACGCCTGGCACGACGTGATGATCAACTCCGCCACCATCTACACCCCGCTCACCGAGACGCTGCGCGACGGCGTCGACCAGGTCGGCGGCGCGGGCACCCAGGCCGGCGACCGGCTGGCCCTCAGCGTCGCGTTCCTCGAGTTCGTCACCGAGGAGATGCAGCAGCTCTCCGACCGCTGGGACAAGCGCCGCGCCGAGCTCGGCCACTGA
- a CDS encoding ABC transporter ATP-binding protein, with protein sequence MAPVIEAVGLTKTFGSTTALDGLDLTVHEGEVHGFLGPNGAGKSTTIRVLLGLLRADAGTVRLLDRDPWADATELHRRLAYVPGDVVLWPNLTGGEVIDLLGRLRGGVSEGRRAELLEAFELDPTKKGRSYSKGNRQKVALVAAFASDVPLLVLDEPTSGLDPLMEKVFQEHLARVRDEGRTVLLSSHILSEVETAADRVSIVRAGRVVDSGSLADLRHLTRTSITATLARPVSDTEAGRWPGVESARQDRERLVLSVGTSSVGDVLQRLGGHGIQALTCQPPTLEELFLSQYRDDLGTAAGNGAGAGAKEEVSA encoded by the coding sequence ATGGCTCCTGTCATCGAGGCCGTCGGCCTCACCAAGACGTTCGGCTCCACCACCGCCCTCGACGGCCTCGACCTGACCGTCCACGAGGGTGAGGTGCACGGCTTCCTCGGCCCCAACGGCGCCGGGAAGTCCACCACCATCCGCGTCCTCCTCGGACTCCTGCGCGCCGACGCCGGGACGGTCCGGCTGCTCGACCGTGACCCCTGGGCGGACGCCACCGAGCTGCACCGCCGGCTCGCCTACGTGCCCGGCGACGTCGTCCTCTGGCCGAACCTAACCGGCGGTGAGGTCATCGACCTGCTCGGCCGGCTGCGCGGCGGGGTCTCCGAGGGCCGGCGCGCCGAGCTGCTCGAGGCGTTCGAGCTCGACCCGACCAAGAAGGGCCGGTCCTACTCCAAGGGCAACCGGCAGAAGGTCGCGCTCGTCGCGGCGTTCGCGTCCGACGTGCCACTGCTCGTCCTCGACGAACCCACGTCGGGACTCGACCCCCTGATGGAGAAGGTCTTCCAGGAGCACCTGGCCCGGGTCCGCGACGAGGGGCGCACCGTCCTGCTCTCCAGCCACATCCTGTCCGAGGTCGAGACCGCAGCCGACCGGGTCAGCATCGTGCGCGCCGGACGCGTGGTGGACTCCGGGTCACTGGCCGACCTGCGGCACCTGACCCGCACCAGCATCACCGCGACCCTCGCCCGCCCGGTGTCCGACACCGAAGCGGGCCGCTGGCCCGGCGTCGAGTCGGCGCGCCAGGACCGCGAGCGCCTCGTCCTCTCGGTCGGGACCAGCTCGGTCGGCGACGTGCTCCAGCGGCTCGGCGGGCACGGCATCCAGGCGCTCACCTGCCAGCCACCGACTCTCGAGGAGCTGTTCCTCTCGCAGTACCGCGACGACCTGGGCACTGCCGCGGGCAACGGCGCCGGGGCCGGCGCCAAGGAAGAGGTGTCGGCGTGA
- a CDS encoding ABC transporter permease, translated as MSDSFAGAGALLRLAWRRDRWIVVASVLALVATAYGSMAATLDLYPTDAAAAGGAAAMVDNPSLTALYGPLPSATAAGIGVLKTVMMGSLATAFLAFALVRRHTRSEEEDGRLELVAAGVVGRRAPLAAAVALATLTVLATGLLSALSLLGTGVDATGSFALGAVEVVAGLVMIGVTAVAVQLTSTTRGAGGIAVGALGLAFVVRATADTSSGGSGLVWLSFLGWAEQVSPFGANRLWLVFPALVATAGLLLVADALLHRRDLGSGLWAARPGPSRARPALRSPLGLAWRLQRGTLLGWTIGYAVLGLVVGNIASSVDQIADSPSVEEMLRKMSGGQGSLLDAFFGTELRFLAIGAAAYGIATALRLRSEENAARAEVVLATPVSRWRWLGSHLVIAAAGSVWLLAVVGVAAGLAAGAVSGTGVSELLPAALATAPAVLVCVGLTVLLFGLLPRMSTAAWGLLALFVLLGEFGALLSLPDWALGLSPFDHLGSLPGGDANPAGLAGLLAVAVAVTAVGATAFRRRDLAT; from the coding sequence GTGAGCGACAGCTTCGCCGGCGCCGGTGCGCTGTTGCGGCTGGCGTGGCGCCGGGACCGCTGGATCGTCGTCGCGAGCGTGCTGGCCCTGGTGGCCACCGCCTACGGCTCGATGGCAGCCACCCTCGACCTCTACCCGACCGACGCCGCGGCCGCTGGTGGTGCCGCGGCGATGGTCGACAACCCGTCGCTCACTGCGCTGTACGGGCCGCTCCCCTCTGCCACCGCCGCCGGTATCGGCGTGCTCAAGACCGTCATGATGGGCAGTCTCGCCACGGCCTTCCTCGCCTTCGCGCTGGTCCGTCGGCACACCCGCAGCGAGGAGGAGGACGGCCGCCTCGAGCTGGTCGCCGCCGGCGTCGTCGGTCGTCGGGCTCCGCTCGCCGCGGCCGTCGCGCTCGCGACCCTCACCGTGCTCGCCACCGGTCTGCTCTCGGCGCTGAGCCTGCTGGGGACCGGTGTCGACGCCACGGGGTCGTTCGCACTCGGGGCCGTCGAGGTGGTCGCCGGCCTGGTCATGATCGGTGTGACCGCCGTGGCCGTGCAGCTCACCTCCACCACGCGAGGTGCCGGAGGCATCGCGGTCGGGGCGCTCGGGCTGGCCTTCGTGGTGCGCGCCACCGCCGACACCAGCAGCGGTGGTTCGGGGCTGGTCTGGTTGTCGTTCCTGGGCTGGGCCGAGCAGGTCAGCCCGTTCGGCGCGAACCGGTTGTGGCTGGTGTTTCCCGCCCTCGTCGCCACCGCCGGGCTGCTCCTGGTCGCCGACGCGCTGCTGCACCGGCGCGACCTCGGCTCCGGTCTCTGGGCGGCGCGTCCCGGGCCGAGTCGGGCCCGGCCGGCGCTGCGGTCACCGCTCGGGTTGGCGTGGCGGCTCCAGCGGGGCACCTTGCTCGGCTGGACGATCGGGTATGCCGTCCTGGGCCTCGTCGTCGGCAACATCGCCTCCTCGGTCGACCAGATCGCCGACAGCCCGTCCGTCGAGGAGATGCTGCGCAAGATGAGTGGTGGGCAGGGTTCCCTGCTGGACGCCTTCTTCGGGACCGAGCTGCGCTTCCTCGCGATCGGCGCCGCCGCCTACGGCATCGCCACCGCGCTCCGGCTGCGCTCCGAGGAGAACGCAGCGCGCGCCGAGGTCGTCCTGGCCACCCCGGTCAGCCGGTGGCGCTGGCTCGGCAGCCACCTCGTCATCGCCGCCGCCGGGTCGGTCTGGCTGCTCGCCGTGGTGGGCGTCGCCGCGGGCCTGGCGGCCGGTGCGGTGAGCGGCACCGGGGTGTCCGAGCTGCTGCCCGCGGCGCTGGCCACGGCTCCGGCGGTGCTGGTCTGCGTCGGCCTGACGGTGCTGCTCTTCGGGCTGCTGCCGCGGATGTCGACGGCGGCGTGGGGACTGCTGGCGTTGTTCGTGCTGCTCGGCGAGTTCGGCGCACTGTTGTCGCTGCCCGACTGGGCCCTGGGACTGTCGCCGTTCGACCACCTCGGCAGCCTCCCCGGCGGCGACGCCAATCCGGCCGGGCTCGCGGGCCTGCTGGCAGTCGCGGTGGCAGTCACGGCGGTCGGAGCCACCGCCTTCCGCCGCCGCGACCTCGCCACCTGA